The following coding sequences lie in one Mycoplasma tauri genomic window:
- the atpD gene encoding F0F1 ATP synthase subunit beta, with protein MTDNNDKKNNIGNIVQIVGPVVDVRFEKGSLPKLLNALTVSLNDEIFTFEVAQHIGDDTVRAISMVSTNGLSRGLEVLDTGKPISVPVGKQVLGRMFDVLGNPIDLKEKPKGLTVPIHATAPSYEQQKTESEIFETGIKVIDLLVPYVKGGKIGLFGGAGVGKTVLVQELINNIANEHGGLSVFAGVGERTREGNDLYNEMKASGVIEKTALVFGQMNEPPGARMRVALTGLTMAEYFRDHEKQDVLLFIDNIFRFTQAGSEVSALLGRMPSAVGYQPTLATEMGQLQERITSTNDGSITSVQAVYVPADDLTDPAPATTFSHLDAKTVLDRNIAALGIYPAIDPLESSSRLLDPLSVGQEHYDTARQVVSILQRFKELQDIIAILGMGELSDEDKKIVARARRIRNFLSQPFFVAEKFSGKSGKYVRMKDTVRSFKEILEGKYDNYPEELFLYAGSIEDVKDRFNKSKEDK; from the coding sequence ATGACCGACAATAATGATAAAAAAAATAATATAGGAAATATAGTTCAAATTGTTGGACCAGTTGTCGATGTTAGGTTTGAAAAAGGTAGTTTACCTAAATTGTTAAACGCTTTAACAGTTTCTCTTAATGATGAAATCTTTACATTTGAAGTAGCTCAACACATTGGTGATGATACAGTTAGAGCAATCTCTATGGTTTCTACTAATGGTCTTTCTCGTGGTTTAGAGGTATTAGACACTGGCAAACCAATTTCTGTACCTGTTGGTAAACAAGTTTTAGGGAGAATGTTTGATGTTTTAGGTAATCCTATAGACTTAAAAGAAAAACCAAAAGGTTTAACTGTTCCTATTCATGCTACTGCTCCATCTTATGAACAACAAAAAACAGAAAGTGAAATTTTTGAAACTGGTATCAAAGTTATTGACCTTCTGGTGCCATATGTAAAAGGTGGAAAAATAGGGCTATTCGGTGGAGCTGGAGTTGGTAAAACTGTTTTAGTTCAAGAATTAATTAATAATATTGCTAATGAACATGGTGGGTTATCTGTTTTTGCTGGAGTTGGTGAAAGAACTCGTGAGGGTAATGATCTTTATAATGAAATGAAGGCATCAGGAGTTATTGAAAAAACAGCTCTTGTTTTTGGGCAAATGAATGAACCGCCAGGGGCACGTATGCGTGTTGCTTTAACTGGTTTAACAATGGCTGAGTATTTTAGAGATCATGAAAAACAAGATGTTCTTTTATTCATCGACAACATATTCCGTTTCACTCAAGCTGGTTCTGAAGTTAGTGCTCTTTTGGGCCGTATGCCAAGTGCTGTTGGTTATCAACCAACATTAGCTACTGAGATGGGACAACTTCAGGAAAGAATAACTTCTACAAATGACGGTTCTATTACTTCGGTACAAGCTGTTTATGTTCCTGCTGATGATTTAACTGACCCAGCGCCTGCTACAACTTTTAGTCATTTGGATGCTAAAACTGTTTTAGATAGAAATATTGCGGCTCTAGGTATTTATCCAGCTATCGATCCGCTTGAATCATCATCAAGATTATTAGACCCTCTTTCTGTAGGACAAGAACATTATGACACAGCTCGTCAAGTTGTTTCAATATTACAAAGATTTAAAGAACTTCAAGACATTATAGCTATACTAGGTATGGGTGAATTAAGTGATGAAGATAAGAAAATAGTTGCAAGAGCTAGAAGAATTAGGAATTTTTTAAGCCAACCATTCTTTGTTGCTGAAAAATTTTCTGGTAAAAGCGGAAAGTATGTAAGAATGAAAGATACTGTTCGAAGTTTTAAAGAAATACTTGAGGGAAAATATGATAATTATCCTGAAGAATTATTTCTTTATGCGGGCTCAATCGAAGATGTTAAAGATAGATTTAATAAATCAAAGGAAGATAAATAA
- a CDS encoding F0F1 ATP synthase subunit epsilon: protein MWKYSNLKIVTHAKVFYEGPVISVQLKTKSGGQIVLQPNRSEFLSTIDIGKLIINPFGENLETKVCSISDGIVYADESNIHIITNDIIFSDLIDINRAEKERIETIERIKNTTDVEMLQHLEIKLKRSINRIDISNQYN, encoded by the coding sequence ATGTGAAAATATTCTAATTTAAAAATTGTTACTCATGCGAAAGTTTTTTATGAAGGACCTGTTATAAGTGTTCAATTAAAAACTAAAAGCGGAGGACAAATAGTGCTTCAACCTAATAGAAGTGAATTCTTATCAACGATAGATATTGGCAAATTAATAATTAACCCTTTTGGAGAGAATTTAGAAACTAAAGTATGTTCTATTAGTGATGGAATTGTTTATGCCGATGAATCTAATATTCATATAATAACTAATGATATTATTTTCAGTGATTTAATAGATATTAACAGGGCTGAAAAAGAAAGAATCGAAACTATTGAAAGAATAAAAAATACAACAGATGTTGAAATGCTACAACATCTTGAAATAAAACTAAAACGATCTATTAATAGAATCGACATATCAAATCAATATAATTAA
- the eno gene encoding phosphopyruvate hydratase: protein MPIIERIHAREILDSRGNPTIQVEVETDYGFIGVANVPSGASTGSREALELRDKGTKYEDNWFGGKGVMTAVDNVNNHIAPELLGLSVFDQRLIDETMIKLDGTPTKSKFGANAILGVSLAVARAAAAELEIPLYKYLGGPNAHILPLPMLNVMNGGEHASNTVDFQEFMIMPVGAKSLREALQMANHVFHNLAKLLKRDGHGTQVGDEGGFAPNCKSHEEVLDYLVEAIKKAGYIPATKGEKAVAIAMDSACSELYDETTKKYVFKKLKNAIIEKRSGFEHLNDVKLEYTTDELIEYFGSLINKYPIISIEDGLAESDWEGFAKMTAKFGDKVQIVGDDLTVTNPKLLEKAIENKSMNAILIKLNQVGSLTETLDTINKAQKANMACVVSHRSGETEDTTLSDLAVALNTSQIKTGSMSRTDRIAKYNRLLVIEEELGSQSEFEGEKAFYNLSK from the coding sequence ATGCCAATTATTGAAAGAATTCACGCACGCGAAATTTTAGACTCACGTGGTAACCCAACAATTCAAGTTGAAGTTGAAACTGACTATGGTTTTATAGGTGTTGCAAATGTACCTTCAGGAGCAAGTACAGGTAGTAGAGAAGCTCTTGAATTAAGAGATAAAGGCACAAAATACGAAGATAACTGATTCGGTGGCAAAGGTGTTATGACAGCTGTTGATAATGTTAACAATCATATAGCTCCTGAATTATTAGGTTTATCTGTTTTTGATCAAAGATTAATTGACGAAACTATGATTAAATTAGATGGAACTCCTACAAAATCTAAATTTGGTGCAAATGCTATTTTGGGTGTTTCATTAGCTGTTGCTAGAGCTGCTGCTGCAGAACTTGAAATTCCACTTTATAAATATTTAGGTGGACCAAATGCTCACATATTACCACTACCAATGCTTAATGTTATGAATGGTGGAGAGCACGCTTCAAACACTGTTGATTTCCAAGAATTTATGATAATGCCAGTTGGTGCAAAATCATTAAGAGAAGCTTTACAAATGGCTAACCATGTATTCCATAATCTTGCAAAATTACTCAAAAGAGATGGACATGGTACACAAGTTGGTGATGAAGGTGGTTTTGCTCCAAACTGTAAAAGTCATGAAGAAGTTCTTGATTACCTTGTAGAAGCTATTAAAAAAGCAGGTTACATACCAGCTACAAAGGGTGAAAAAGCTGTTGCTATTGCTATGGACTCTGCATGTAGTGAACTTTATGATGAAACTACTAAAAAGTATGTATTTAAAAAACTTAAAAATGCTATTATAGAAAAACGTTCTGGTTTTGAACATTTAAATGATGTTAAATTAGAATATACAACAGATGAATTAATAGAATACTTTGGTTCATTAATTAATAAATATCCAATTATTTCTATTGAAGATGGTTTAGCTGAAAGTGATTGAGAAGGTTTTGCTAAAATGACAGCAAAATTTGGGGATAAAGTTCAAATCGTTGGCGATGACTTAACAGTTACAAACCCTAAATTGTTAGAAAAAGCAATTGAAAACAAATCAATGAATGCTATCTTAATTAAATTAAATCAAGTTGGATCATTAACTGAAACTCTTGATACTATAAACAAGGCTCAAAAGGCAAATATGGCATGTGTTGTTTCACACCGTTCAGGCGAAACAGAAGATACAACTTTATCAGACCTTGCTGTTGCACTTAACACAAGCCAAATCAAAACTGGTTCAATGTCAAGAACTGATAGAATTGCTAAATATAACAGATTATTAGTAATTGAAGAAGAATTAGGAAGCCAATCTGAATTCGAAGGTGAAAAAGCTTTTTACAACCTTTCAAAATAA
- the tuf gene encoding elongation factor Tu, translating into MAKLDFDRSKEHVNIGTIGHVDHGKTTLTAAIATVLAKKGLSEAKSYDAIDNAPEEKARGITINTSHIEYNTEKRHYAHVDCPGHADYIKNMITGAAQMDGSILVVAATDGAMPQTKEHVLLAKQVGVPKMVVFLNKCDMIKPEDSEMIDLVEMEVRELLSKYGFDGDNTPVVRGSALQALQGKEEYEANIMELMDAVDTWIENPVKDFEKPFLMAIEDVFTISGRGTVATGRVERGKLNLNDEVEIVGLKATKKTVVTGMEMFRKNLKEVQAGDNAGLLLRGVERSAIERGQVLAKPGSIIPHTEFTAAIYVLTKEEGGRHTPFFKNYKPQFYFRTTDVTGGLEFEQGREMVTPGENVNLVVKLIAPIAVEEGTKFSIREGGRTVGYGSVTKIIK; encoded by the coding sequence ATGGCAAAACTAGATTTTGACCGTAGCAAGGAACACGTTAATATTGGTACAATTGGTCACGTTGACCATGGTAAAACAACATTAACTGCTGCTATTGCTACAGTATTAGCAAAAAAAGGTTTATCAGAAGCTAAATCATATGATGCTATTGATAACGCACCAGAAGAAAAAGCTCGTGGTATAACAATTAACACATCACACATTGAATACAACACAGAAAAACGTCACTATGCACACGTTGACTGTCCAGGTCACGCTGACTATATTAAAAACATGATTACTGGTGCTGCTCAAATGGATGGTTCAATCCTTGTTGTTGCTGCAACAGATGGTGCAATGCCTCAAACAAAAGAACACGTTCTTCTTGCAAAACAAGTTGGTGTTCCTAAGATGGTTGTATTTTTAAACAAATGTGACATGATCAAACCTGAAGATTCAGAAATGATCGATTTAGTTGAAATGGAAGTTCGTGAATTACTTTCAAAATATGGTTTTGATGGTGACAATACACCAGTTGTTCGTGGTTCAGCTTTACAAGCTCTTCAAGGTAAAGAAGAATATGAAGCAAATATTATGGAACTTATGGATGCTGTTGACACATGAATCGAAAACCCAGTTAAAGACTTTGAAAAACCATTCTTAATGGCTATTGAAGACGTATTTACAATTTCAGGTCGTGGTACAGTTGCTACAGGTCGTGTTGAACGTGGTAAGTTAAATCTTAACGATGAAGTTGAAATCGTTGGTCTTAAAGCTACAAAGAAAACAGTTGTAACTGGTATGGAAATGTTTAGAAAGAACCTTAAAGAAGTTCAAGCTGGTGACAATGCTGGTTTATTACTTCGTGGTGTTGAAAGATCAGCAATTGAACGTGGTCAAGTTCTTGCAAAACCAGGATCAATTATTCCTCACACAGAATTTACAGCTGCAATTTACGTACTTACAAAAGAAGAAGGTGGTCGTCACACTCCATTCTTTAAAAACTATAAACCTCAATTCTACTTCCGTACAACAGACGTAACTGGTGGTCTTGAATTTGAACAAGGTCGTGAAATGGTTACACCAGGTGAAAACGTTAACTTAGTTGTTAAACTTATAGCACCTATTGCTGTTGAAGAAGGTACAAAGTTCTCAATCCGTGAAGGTGGTAGAACAGTTGGTTACGGTAGCGTAACAAAAATTATTAAATAA
- the tsaE gene encoding tRNA (adenosine(37)-N6)-threonylcarbamoyltransferase complex ATPase subunit type 1 TsaE, translated as MKNNKIFVINEGHSLEEVAKYILDNLTINKTILLNGNLGAGKTTLIKKIAELIGIKSVITSPTFNYMKKYEGLVHIDAYYLNGDIDEFIDYVDKGDILAIEWAQNLDLSFSNYILISINIGANNEHIFDIKVVK; from the coding sequence ATGAAAAATAACAAAATTTTTGTAATAAATGAGGGACATTCATTAGAAGAAGTTGCAAAATACATTTTAGATAATTTGACTATTAATAAGACTATTTTGTTAAATGGGAATTTAGGTGCAGGAAAGACAACTTTAATAAAAAAAATAGCAGAGTTGATTGGAATAAAGTCGGTAATAACATCCCCAACATTTAATTACATGAAAAAATATGAAGGATTAGTTCATATTGATGCTTACTATTTGAACGGCGATATTGATGAATTTATAGATTATGTTGATAAAGGTGATATTTTAGCTATTGAATGAGCACAGAATCTTGATTTATCATTTTCAAACTATATTTTAATAAGTATAAATATTGGCGCAAATAATGAGCATATTTTTGATATAAAGGTGGTTAAATAA
- the tsaB gene encoding tRNA (adenosine(37)-N6)-threonylcarbamoyltransferase complex dimerization subunit type 1 TsaB, protein MKLFLDTANDDFVIAAFDNNFNLVYSEVIKKYQKKVELIPTSIKKMLEKLHISIDYFDEFYTNLGPGYFTGVRISLVYLRTIATIKKIPIFTISSMQIMSQQKKEKDSFFINAKGEKYFEFIRSSDSFNVSQISCKQGVKDEYDEINYDNFLNNFKDFRSLFKSYKNNNDIEPYYIKLPQIGAKK, encoded by the coding sequence ATGAAACTTTTTTTAGACACTGCTAATGATGATTTTGTTATAGCTGCTTTTGACAATAACTTTAATTTAGTATACTCTGAGGTCATTAAAAAATATCAAAAAAAGGTTGAATTAATTCCTACATCTATTAAAAAAATGCTTGAAAAACTTCATATATCAATAGATTATTTTGATGAATTTTATACAAATTTAGGTCCTGGTTATTTTACAGGAGTTAGAATTTCACTTGTTTACTTAAGAACTATAGCCACAATTAAGAAAATACCTATTTTTACAATAAGTTCTATGCAGATTATGTCTCAACAAAAAAAAGAAAAAGATTCTTTTTTTATAAATGCAAAAGGTGAAAAATATTTTGAATTTATACGTTCATCTGATAGTTTTAATGTTTCCCAAATATCTTGTAAACAAGGAGTAAAGGATGAATATGATGAAATAAACTATGATAATTTTTTAAATAATTTCAAAGATTTCAGATCATTATTTAAGAGCTATAAAAATAATAATGATATAGAGCCATACTATATTAAATTACCTCAAATAGGAGCAAAAAAATAA
- the tsaD gene encoding tRNA (adenosine(37)-N6)-threonylcarbamoyltransferase complex transferase subunit TsaD — protein sequence MKILGIETSHDDTSIALLENNKVLSIETISQIDIFKEFGGTIPEISSREHVKNINLILEIFLKKHDLSDIDYIAYTEKPGLIGTLQIGYLFAHSLALVLNKPLIPINHLEGHFYSSTIDGKNISYPSLCLLVSGGHTQLMIVNNPFDIKIIGQTLDDAVGEAFDKVSSRLGLGFPGGPTIDKISQKYVGEYIKFTEPKTPNELDFSFSGLKSQVINYYHNKQQRGENPDVFQIASSFQNCAINYLINNVKKALDKYPNVKSLVLAGGVSANTLLRSKFLEISEIAIIPDLKYATDNGAMIASCAFEQIKYLNSK from the coding sequence ATGAAAATTTTAGGTATAGAAACAAGTCATGATGATACATCTATTGCTTTACTTGAAAATAATAAAGTTCTTTCAATCGAAACAATTAGTCAAATTGATATCTTTAAAGAATTTGGTGGAACAATACCTGAAATATCATCAAGAGAACATGTTAAAAATATAAATCTTATTTTAGAAATTTTCCTTAAAAAGCATGATTTAAGTGATATTGATTACATAGCTTATACTGAGAAACCCGGCTTAATAGGAACATTACAAATTGGATATTTATTTGCTCATAGTCTTGCCTTGGTTTTAAATAAACCATTAATTCCCATTAATCATTTAGAAGGACATTTTTATTCATCAACCATAGATGGAAAAAATATTTCATATCCATCGCTTTGTCTTTTAGTTTCTGGAGGACACACTCAGTTAATGATTGTTAATAATCCCTTTGATATTAAAATTATTGGTCAAACATTAGATGATGCAGTTGGCGAAGCTTTTGATAAAGTTAGTTCAAGATTAGGACTTGGATTTCCTGGCGGGCCAACAATTGATAAAATTTCCCAAAAATATGTCGGAGAATATATTAAATTTACAGAGCCAAAAACGCCAAATGAACTAGATTTTTCTTTTAGCGGATTGAAATCACAAGTTATAAATTATTATCATAATAAGCAGCAAAGAGGCGAAAATCCTGATGTTTTTCAAATTGCTTCAAGTTTTCAAAATTGTGCAATTAATTATTTAATTAATAATGTTAAAAAAGCATTAGATAAATATCCTAATGTTAAGTCATTAGTGCTTGCTGGTGGAGTAAGTGCAAATACTTTGTTAAGAAGTAAATTTTTAGAAATAAGTGAAATAGCAATCATTCCTGATTTAAAATATGCTACTGATAATGGTGCGATGATTGCATCATGTGCCTTTGAACAAATTAAATATTTAAATAGTAAATAA
- a CDS encoding MAG3240 family lipoprotein gives MKRKLFAKLSVPVLLIPFTVLSCSKQKNENIFGIENKDYVEVEDIFYGISLSELKRTTLENLYENLVNKNIKLKLDNDVNNYKINENDKDILFLYKNNWYSLKSFTTKIKDFNFEDLVKKFSLTNNNGHYKIIRSDDKNGALDVDILFNFQREHNKEASHYNQYKDLIFKERFEKDKIQSYIIPDLQFLIQEYIRIPDKKFPQQTMLNNIRAKGFKNLENQQDFLEKRLQETINLFVFKNGNDKYLEKIKIKNIKVVSDKIISLNIDMFASDGSSILNDEQKNMKFYISNFYDGRYEQYEDLKTEKSLQIDPDNEILLSEKHNLPEVKFRKNPLSWMTIDNLAHPNYSYSEFNLNGLAMVFHLLKDDIYLSKNNVELPYKIGGFKNTKLLNNSHSIGKLILYDEKNIENYLYSIDFNLHHHITSQGYYLTNELGIDKQDTNKYFSYSTNDKKFDEYGNLTMPKSIKPDDFFNENFNDIFNFLIHKQINNINLWRNNSMDSISVYEVIKHKKFYEKWLSVIISQYVLLYNIRSNQNDEKTLIKYVKITLPDGDKYDSKIHGLGNLPINVQFIDHNNNPMLKNVNNKFLLTGFKGYDRSKIELKKSEFNNQNISYDTEFPYKNRTLPYLINFD, from the coding sequence ATGAAAAGAAAATTATTTGCAAAATTATCTGTTCCAGTTTTGCTAATTCCTTTTACTGTTCTTTCATGTAGTAAACAAAAAAATGAAAATATTTTTGGAATAGAAAACAAAGATTATGTTGAAGTTGAAGATATTTTTTATGGAATATCATTATCTGAACTTAAAAGAACCACTCTTGAAAATTTATATGAAAATTTAGTTAATAAAAACATTAAATTGAAATTAGATAATGACGTAAATAACTATAAAATAAATGAAAATGATAAAGATATATTGTTTCTTTATAAAAATAATTGATATTCACTTAAATCATTTACGACAAAAATTAAAGATTTTAATTTTGAAGATTTAGTGAAAAAGTTTTCGTTAACCAATAACAATGGCCACTACAAAATTATTAGATCAGATGATAAAAATGGTGCTTTAGATGTTGATATTTTGTTTAATTTTCAAAGAGAACATAATAAAGAAGCTTCACATTATAATCAATACAAAGATTTAATTTTCAAAGAACGGTTTGAAAAAGATAAAATTCAAAGTTATATAATTCCTGATTTACAATTTTTAATTCAAGAGTATATTAGGATTCCTGACAAAAAATTTCCACAACAAACAATGTTAAATAATATCAGAGCAAAAGGTTTTAAAAATTTAGAAAATCAACAAGATTTTCTAGAAAAAAGGCTTCAAGAAACTATAAATTTGTTTGTTTTTAAAAATGGAAATGATAAATATTTAGAAAAAATAAAAATTAAGAATATTAAGGTTGTCAGTGACAAGATTATTAGTTTAAATATCGATATGTTTGCAAGTGATGGTAGTTCGATATTAAATGATGAACAAAAAAATATGAAATTTTATATATCTAATTTCTATGATGGCAGATATGAGCAATATGAGGACTTGAAAACCGAAAAATCATTACAAATAGATCCTGATAATGAAATTTTACTAAGTGAAAAACACAATTTACCTGAGGTAAAATTTAGAAAAAATCCACTTTCATGAATGACTATTGACAACTTAGCACATCCAAATTATTCTTATAGTGAATTTAATTTAAATGGATTAGCAATGGTTTTCCACTTGTTAAAAGATGACATTTATTTATCTAAAAATAATGTTGAATTACCCTATAAAATAGGAGGATTCAAAAATACTAAATTATTAAATAATTCTCATTCAATTGGGAAATTAATTCTTTATGATGAAAAAAATATAGAAAATTATTTATATTCAATAGATTTTAATTTACATCATCATATAACATCTCAAGGATATTATTTAACTAATGAATTAGGAATAGATAAGCAAGACACTAATAAATATTTTAGTTATTCAACAAATGATAAGAAATTTGATGAGTATGGAAACTTAACTATGCCAAAAAGTATAAAACCAGATGATTTTTTCAACGAAAACTTTAATGATATTTTTAATTTTTTAATACATAAACAAATTAATAATATTAATCTATGAAGAAATAATTCAATGGATTCAATTTCAGTTTATGAAGTTATAAAACATAAAAAATTTTATGAAAAATGATTATCAGTTATTATCTCGCAATATGTTCTTTTGTATAACATAAGATCTAATCAAAATGATGAAAAAACACTAATTAAATATGTAAAAATTACTTTACCAGATGGCGATAAATATGATTCTAAAATTCATGGATTAGGTAATTTGCCAATAAATGTTCAGTTCATTGATCATAATAATAATCCTATGCTAAAAAATGTTAATAATAAATTTTTACTAACTGGTTTTAAAGGTTATGATAGAAGTAAAATAGAACTTAAAAAGAGTGAGTTTAATAATCAAAATATAAGTTATGATACTGAATTTCCATATAAAAATAGAACGCTTCCATATTTAATTAATTTTGACTAA
- a CDS encoding PTS transporter subunit EIIB: MTKKDKFIIVILTIFTIGFCWLYWKLKAKKIQKNKRGEINKLDSSVDIEQLINFLGTRKNIISVDNSISSLKVKFKEKELINVEALKKLKYISGVMLSTNKISLIVGSYAKLISIKLNDFLK, encoded by the coding sequence ATGACAAAAAAAGATAAATTTATAATTGTAATATTAACTATTTTTACAATTGGTTTCTGCTGATTATATTGAAAATTAAAAGCTAAAAAAATTCAAAAAAATAAAAGAGGAGAAATTAATAAATTAGACTCAAGTGTTGATATTGAACAATTAATTAATTTTCTCGGCACAAGAAAAAATATAATATCTGTAGATAATTCTATATCCAGTTTAAAAGTAAAATTTAAAGAAAAAGAATTAATAAATGTTGAAGCTTTAAAAAAACTTAAATATATATCAGGAGTTATGTTATCAACCAATAAGATTTCACTTATAGTAGGTTCATATGCTAAGTTAATTAGCATAAAACTTAATGATTTTTTAAAATAA
- the trpS gene encoding tryptophan--tRNA ligase translates to MDKKRLVSGIKPTGDLTLGNYIGAIKNFVKLQDDYESYFFVADLHSLTMGDSKAEELREKRKEIIAMYLACGINVDNCAIFYQSDVYEHVLAQWLLTCETTLGELNRMTQFKDKSQKLAKEANGTEKIPVGLLMYPTLMAADILIYNPDFVPIGEDQIQHLELTRTLASRINKKRKMNLKLPKGFLPEVGARIKSLNDPNIKMSKSEKSTWGTIYLKDDPELAYKKIMKAVTDSENKVYASDNKPGVTNLLNIYASLKNITLEEAEKLFSNSDYATFKKAVAQAVKDELIMIQSRYVNALQKVDSIAEEGAKKARLICGPIVLEMLKKFGLK, encoded by the coding sequence ATGGATAAAAAAAGATTAGTTAGCGGCATAAAACCAACAGGTGATTTAACATTAGGAAATTATATTGGAGCAATTAAAAATTTTGTTAAGTTGCAAGATGATTATGAATCATATTTTTTTGTAGCTGATTTACATTCATTAACCATGGGCGATAGCAAAGCCGAAGAATTAAGGGAAAAAAGAAAAGAAATTATTGCTATGTATTTAGCTTGTGGAATTAATGTTGATAATTGTGCTATTTTTTACCAATCTGACGTTTATGAACATGTGTTAGCTCAATGATTATTAACTTGTGAAACAACACTTGGCGAGTTGAATAGAATGACGCAGTTTAAAGATAAAAGTCAAAAATTAGCTAAAGAGGCTAATGGAACTGAAAAAATTCCTGTAGGCTTATTAATGTATCCTACTTTGATGGCTGCTGATATTTTAATTTATAATCCTGATTTTGTTCCTATAGGAGAAGATCAAATTCAGCATTTAGAACTCACAAGAACATTAGCTTCAAGAATTAACAAAAAAAGAAAAATGAATTTAAAATTACCAAAAGGGTTTCTTCCTGAAGTTGGTGCAAGAATAAAATCTTTAAATGATCCAAATATAAAGATGTCAAAAAGCGAAAAGAGTACTTGAGGTACAATTTATTTAAAAGATGATCCCGAGTTAGCGTATAAAAAAATAATGAAAGCTGTTACAGATTCAGAAAATAAAGTTTATGCTTCAGATAACAAACCAGGAGTTACTAACTTACTTAATATTTATGCTTCTTTAAAAAACATTACTCTTGAAGAGGCCGAAAAATTATTTTCTAATTCTGATTATGCAACATTTAAAAAAGCCGTTGCTCAAGCTGTTAAAGATGAATTAATTATGATTCAATCAAGGTATGTTAATGCTCTTCAAAAAGTTGATTCAATTGCAGAAGAAGGTGCCAAAAAAGCCAGATTAATTTGTGGCCCCATAGTTTTAGAAATGTTAAAAAAATTTGGACTTAAGTAA